Proteins from one Tetrapisispora phaffii CBS 4417 chromosome 8, complete genome genomic window:
- the TPHA0H03130 gene encoding uncharacterized protein — protein sequence MGKQLLSRLNKNIDIVKTNLQEMNNHSELKSKQKLFGRGGSYIFTYYSNVIAIVFIVLMILSLPVRQADAYVIEKRSFPLYNSIATAVSGIYGYYNYDQPIWVRIAWWGSFYADDGGVLDSVESVKNVCKQCVADKQDPNMDCTQAALDLSRALMKTLVLAAVGYGATHSTNGAIDGSGILNKRDKYLVQSSHTIIKQNR from the coding sequence ATGGGTAAGCAGTTGCTTAGTagattaaataaaaatattgatatagTAAAGACAAATCTTCAAGAGATGAATAATCACAGCGAGTTGAAATCTAAACAGAAATTGTTTGGCAGGGGCGGTTCATACATTTTTACCTATTACTCAAATGTCATTGCAATTGTCTTTATCGTCttaatgatattatcaTTGCCAGTTAGACAAGCGGATGCATATGTTATCGAAAAACGCAGCTTTCCGCTTTACAATTCAATTGCCACTGCTGTTTCAGGAATATACGGATATTACAACTACGATCAACCTATATGGGTTCGTATTGCTTGGTGGGGTTCCTTTTATGCCGACGATGGAGGAGTACTGGATTCAGTTGAGTCAGTCAAAAATGTTTGTAAGCAGTGTGTTGCAGATAAGCAGGATCCTAATATGGATTGTACTCAAGCTGCACTTGATCTGAGTCGAGCATTAATGAAAACTTTGGTACTCGCGGCAGTCGGTTATGGTGCTACTCATTCCACAAATGGTGCAATAGATGGCTCGGGTATTCTTAATAAGAGAGATAAGTACTTAGTTCAGTCTTCTCATACAATAATCAAACAAAATAGATAA